A region of Mesorhizobium sp. M3A.F.Ca.ET.080.04.2.1 DNA encodes the following proteins:
- the asnB gene encoding asparagine synthase (glutamine-hydrolyzing), with protein MCGIAGILVAACRDPKSLEAIGEMTRSLRHRGPDGEGLWTDRDAGIALGHRRLAIVDLSGAGRQPMRSASDRYVISFNGEIYNFRDLRRELEAAGHQFHSTGDTEVMLVAIETWGLEAALKRFAGMFAFALWDLKTRTLHLARDRMGKKPLYVALAGHALVFASELKAISRFPLFCPELDLDAAGSMLSKGWVPDHKCIWRGVFKLPPGSLLSVRSTDLAEAGSAVSLCQRVDHWWSLAEVAAKGLERPILGSDDELTDELDELLRLAVRERMVADVPLGGFLSGGIDSSTVVALMQAQSRSAVRTFTIAFAEGGFDEAPYAAEVARHLGTDHTELHLSPDAAREVIPELPRIWDEPFADESQIPTLLVARLARQHVTVALSGDGGDECFAGYGRHFMANRLKRQQSLPLMVRRTMASGLSLLARVAREDFLRGLPLAANVRHMLRSDRLDRLAGLLTARHEDELYRRLVTPPAARLTRHSQSGSIDSAPKLDGLLSRLLYDDMAGYLPGDILVKLDRATMANGLEGRCPLLDHRVVEFAWRLPSEAKVRNGSGKWILRNLLRRYLPDRLIDRPKQGFDVPVAAWLRGPLRNWATDLLADMRRDGENVLDSTRVQDCWLDHMRGQDRSRELWSAFMFQAWLNEARREKVPIDPSRTLDMAGV; from the coding sequence ATGTGTGGGATTGCTGGAATCCTCGTCGCCGCCTGTAGGGATCCGAAGTCGCTCGAGGCGATAGGGGAGATGACGCGGTCACTTCGCCACCGCGGGCCTGACGGCGAGGGACTCTGGACAGATCGCGACGCGGGGATTGCGCTGGGCCACCGTCGGCTGGCGATCGTGGACTTGTCTGGGGCAGGGCGGCAGCCAATGCGTTCCGCCAGCGATCGGTATGTGATCTCCTTCAACGGTGAGATCTACAATTTCCGTGACCTGCGGCGCGAGCTCGAAGCTGCGGGGCACCAGTTTCACAGCACCGGCGACACTGAAGTGATGCTGGTTGCGATCGAGACCTGGGGTCTCGAAGCGGCGCTCAAGCGCTTTGCCGGCATGTTTGCGTTTGCGTTGTGGGACCTGAAGACCAGAACGCTTCACCTAGCCCGGGATCGAATGGGCAAAAAGCCGCTCTACGTCGCTCTCGCCGGGCATGCCCTGGTCTTTGCTTCGGAACTCAAGGCAATCAGTCGCTTTCCGCTCTTCTGCCCAGAACTCGACCTTGATGCCGCGGGGTCCATGCTCTCGAAAGGATGGGTGCCCGATCACAAATGCATCTGGCGAGGCGTGTTCAAGCTGCCACCCGGTTCGCTGCTCTCGGTCAGATCCACGGATCTTGCCGAGGCGGGCAGTGCGGTCTCGCTCTGCCAGCGTGTCGATCACTGGTGGTCGCTGGCCGAAGTGGCCGCGAAAGGCCTCGAACGGCCGATCCTCGGCAGCGACGACGAATTGACTGATGAGCTTGACGAGCTGCTTCGGCTGGCGGTTCGCGAACGGATGGTCGCCGACGTGCCGTTGGGCGGCTTTCTGTCGGGCGGGATCGACAGCTCCACCGTCGTAGCCCTGATGCAGGCGCAATCCAGAAGCGCGGTTCGCACGTTCACTATCGCTTTTGCGGAGGGAGGCTTTGACGAGGCTCCCTATGCGGCCGAGGTGGCACGACATCTCGGTACCGATCATACCGAGCTTCACCTTTCGCCAGATGCGGCGCGCGAGGTCATTCCCGAGCTGCCGCGGATATGGGACGAGCCGTTCGCCGACGAATCCCAAATTCCAACTTTGCTGGTGGCGCGGCTCGCCCGCCAACACGTCACGGTCGCCCTGTCGGGCGACGGCGGAGACGAGTGCTTCGCCGGCTATGGCCGCCACTTTATGGCGAACCGGTTGAAGCGCCAACAAAGCCTTCCCCTGATGGTGCGGCGAACCATGGCGTCGGGACTAAGCTTGCTGGCCCGTGTGGCGCGCGAGGATTTCCTGCGCGGTCTGCCGCTTGCGGCAAATGTGCGCCATATGCTGCGCAGCGACCGGCTCGATCGTCTCGCCGGCTTGCTTACCGCAAGGCATGAGGATGAATTGTATCGGCGGTTGGTGACACCACCGGCTGCGCGCCTCACTCGCCACAGTCAGTCCGGGTCGATCGACAGCGCACCGAAACTCGACGGGCTGCTGTCGCGACTTCTCTACGACGACATGGCCGGCTATCTGCCCGGCGACATATTGGTAAAGCTGGATCGGGCGACCATGGCCAACGGCCTTGAAGGGCGTTGTCCACTGCTGGACCACCGGGTTGTGGAGTTCGCCTGGCGCCTTCCTTCGGAAGCGAAGGTGCGCAACGGCAGCGGCAAGTGGATTCTTCGCAATCTGCTGCGCCGCTATCTTCCGGACCGGTTGATCGACCGGCCGAAGCAGGGGTTCGACGTGCCCGTCGCCGCTTGGCTGAGGGGACCGCTGCGCAACTGGGCGACCGATCTTCTCGCAGACATGCGGCGCGACGGCGAGAACGTGCTGGATAGCACCAGGGTGCAAGATTGCTGGCTCGATCACATGCGAGGCCAGGATCGCTCTCGCGAATTGTGGTCGGCGTTCATGTTTCAAGCCTGGCTGAACGAAGCCAGGCGGGAAAAGGTCCCGATTGATCCATCTCGCACCCTCGACATGGCAGGAGTATGA
- a CDS encoding glycosyltransferase family 4 protein has protein sequence MRPHLVCVGGEDHALRIPFLEELRDRGFQVTAVSSGDEAPFLRHDIAHRSYGFDRFATGSGKAGTVRTLRRLLAELRPDIVQSFDTKPNLLTPLAVRGQVPVIRTINGLGWTFSSPAPRALALRPIFCGLQWLVSFWTAATVFQNRDDQAFFQRYRLLGHGDARLIGGSGVDVGSFTAARRLAPPTAQMREELGLQSAEIVMFVGRLTRQKGIPTLLKAVPKVLAKRPNARFVLIGPWQSEGPFAVEEAELQRHGSNVIVLGKRQDVPALLGMADIFAFPTEYREGIPRVLLEAGLAQLPIVASSMPGCSDVVEDGWNGYLVAPRDPDALANRIVGLLADRPLARTMGSRSAAVVRERFALPGIVDQYCELYRHVLTARPGGGLAHTAMAKRIANRRLDEARR, from the coding sequence ATGAGGCCGCACCTGGTCTGCGTCGGAGGTGAGGACCACGCCCTAAGAATTCCCTTTCTTGAAGAACTGCGCGACAGAGGCTTTCAGGTCACGGCCGTCTCCAGTGGCGACGAGGCCCCATTCCTGCGCCACGACATTGCGCATCGGAGCTATGGCTTTGACCGCTTCGCGACCGGCAGCGGCAAAGCAGGCACGGTCAGGACCCTTCGCAGACTGCTGGCGGAGTTGCGCCCGGACATCGTGCAGAGTTTCGATACCAAGCCGAACCTTTTGACCCCACTCGCGGTGCGAGGGCAAGTACCGGTCATCCGCACGATCAACGGATTGGGCTGGACCTTCTCTTCTCCTGCCCCGCGCGCCCTGGCGCTGCGGCCGATCTTCTGCGGGCTGCAATGGCTGGTATCCTTCTGGACGGCCGCGACCGTTTTCCAGAACCGGGACGATCAGGCATTCTTTCAACGATACAGGCTGCTCGGACATGGCGACGCGCGCCTCATCGGTGGGTCCGGCGTCGATGTTGGCAGCTTCACCGCTGCGAGACGCCTTGCGCCGCCGACGGCGCAGATGCGCGAAGAATTAGGGCTTCAATCGGCTGAAATCGTCATGTTTGTCGGCCGGCTGACCCGTCAAAAGGGCATACCGACGCTCCTCAAGGCGGTGCCGAAGGTTCTGGCCAAAAGGCCAAATGCCCGGTTTGTCCTCATCGGCCCGTGGCAATCCGAAGGACCATTTGCGGTCGAAGAAGCCGAGCTGCAACGACATGGTTCCAATGTGATCGTGCTGGGGAAACGCCAGGACGTTCCTGCGCTCCTGGGCATGGCCGACATATTCGCCTTTCCGACCGAATATCGCGAGGGAATCCCGCGTGTGTTGCTGGAAGCCGGACTGGCGCAATTGCCGATCGTCGCCTCCAGCATGCCCGGCTGCAGTGATGTCGTCGAAGATGGTTGGAACGGTTATCTGGTTGCGCCGCGCGACCCGGACGCTCTCGCAAATCGCATAGTCGGCCTTCTCGCCGATCGTCCCCTTGCGAGGACCATGGGCAGCCGTTCCGCTGCGGTTGTGAGGGAGCGTTTTGCCCTTCCAGGGATCGTCGACCAGTATTGCGAGCTTTACAGGCATGTCCTAACGGCTCGGCCAGGAGGCGGTCTTGCTCACACCGCCATGGCGAAGCGCATCGCGAACCGACGGTTGGACGAGGCGCGACGATGA
- a CDS encoding O-antigen ligase family protein — protein MIRDALLAAGVALSFASQISVPGLPLGYGEFFLAIWIMLSIGRILAGGRIEVTAASLQLAGFWLLLSLTLAIGTVVGYFTTVLYLTGLSHDAMAYGLLASFTCLAVLEPNAEFHLRRSAWWMVAIAVCAFAIQVGLAFGGIHQPGVDPWYWDRFRGWSENPNQLALYCAVFGPLALHLAATSRNRWAQFLALSSLIPIIYVGRLTKSDTYLYTTILSGLVFLGLRSRAWFASNGNRPSLARQIALLLMIGAAPLALAAAPYAVTEESSVASFAKSLTKDGGGEATAETFELRVFLWNEAIEKGLQSGSLGLGPGPHLERPPVADRQFLERPFEAHNTILDLYLQGGLVAVLALVWIVGSAAMSAWRSRFDALSVLLASVVVFSMPHLIIRHPIVWFALTFCLVAGMRQELRHGLQHARIA, from the coding sequence ATGATACGCGATGCATTGCTCGCCGCGGGCGTTGCCCTCTCCTTCGCTTCGCAGATATCCGTTCCGGGTCTGCCATTGGGGTACGGCGAATTTTTCCTCGCGATCTGGATCATGCTTTCGATCGGCCGAATCCTGGCGGGAGGCCGCATCGAAGTGACGGCGGCCTCTCTGCAACTGGCGGGTTTTTGGCTTCTCCTGTCGCTGACTTTGGCGATCGGCACGGTAGTGGGCTATTTCACCACCGTGCTCTATCTCACCGGGCTGTCGCACGACGCCATGGCCTATGGGCTATTGGCGAGCTTCACCTGCCTCGCGGTATTGGAGCCCAATGCCGAGTTCCATCTGCGGCGTAGCGCCTGGTGGATGGTCGCAATCGCCGTCTGTGCCTTTGCGATCCAAGTTGGACTGGCCTTTGGCGGAATCCATCAGCCCGGAGTCGATCCGTGGTATTGGGATCGTTTCCGCGGCTGGTCCGAGAACCCGAACCAACTCGCGCTCTATTGTGCCGTCTTCGGTCCATTGGCACTGCATTTGGCAGCGACCAGCAGAAATCGATGGGCTCAGTTCCTGGCGCTCTCCAGCCTGATCCCCATCATCTATGTCGGACGGCTGACCAAAAGCGATACATATCTCTACACGACCATTCTGAGCGGTCTCGTATTTCTGGGTCTGCGATCGAGGGCATGGTTCGCATCCAATGGCAACAGGCCCAGCCTTGCTCGGCAAATCGCGCTTTTGCTGATGATCGGCGCCGCTCCTCTCGCGTTGGCGGCGGCGCCATATGCTGTCACCGAGGAGAGCAGCGTCGCAAGCTTCGCCAAGAGCCTCACCAAGGACGGAGGCGGCGAAGCGACGGCAGAGACATTCGAACTTCGGGTCTTTCTATGGAACGAGGCAATCGAGAAGGGACTGCAATCCGGTTCGCTTGGCCTTGGCCCCGGTCCGCACCTGGAGCGTCCGCCGGTGGCGGACAGGCAGTTCCTGGAGCGACCGTTCGAAGCTCACAACACCATTCTTGATCTTTACCTTCAGGGTGGGCTGGTGGCGGTCCTCGCCTTGGTCTGGATCGTCGGATCAGCAGCCATGTCGGCCTGGCGCAGCCGCTTCGACGCGCTGTCGGTGCTTCTCGCTTCGGTGGTGGTCTTCAGCATGCCGCATCTGATCATCCGCCACCCGATCGTCTGGTTCGCGCTGACTTTCTGCCTGGTTGCAGGAATGCGCCAGGAACTCCGCCACGGGCTCCAGCATGCAAGGATTGCGTGA
- a CDS encoding calcium-binding protein, producing the protein MATLHYASGGSAADVATAGFNLVDVQYLSQVNELPDGMKALVYLGAHDGVTQSFIDKVTPFLNNPKVFGFFLMDEPDPTGKWGTYASTENLKAESDWIHSHFPGAKTFITMMNMGSSTNPDFTNTYNPASTGIDYYGLDPYPVRTGTTTVDYDMIDRAVAAAVKSGIPVDKIIPVYQTFGGGGWETDTGGKHVLPTTSQMQTMMDHWAKLVPSPAFDYAYAWGSQNGDTALENSPDLQAFFREHNASSTSSTPVATTEPAPTPTSDMTPPTTEPTAPTTADASVGDHIVQGGKGNDTYHVNNAHDKVMEAAGAGFDKVMASVSYALSAGSHIEQLSTSRTGGKTAIDLTGNELAQKVNGNYGDNKINGGGGSDTLKGYGGHDAFVFDTALGSGNVDRIRDFQVSQDKIHLDHAIFAGLQQGALASGNFHVGQGARDANDHIIYNSSTGALSFDSDGIDGHAQTQFATLASHLHLGASSFLVT; encoded by the coding sequence ATGGCAACTCTCCATTATGCGTCGGGCGGTTCGGCCGCCGACGTTGCGACGGCCGGATTCAATTTGGTCGACGTTCAATATCTTTCCCAGGTGAACGAGCTGCCTGACGGAATGAAGGCGCTGGTTTACCTGGGCGCTCATGATGGCGTTACCCAGTCATTCATCGACAAAGTCACGCCTTTTCTTAACAATCCGAAAGTGTTCGGTTTCTTTCTCATGGATGAGCCGGATCCTACTGGCAAATGGGGAACCTATGCCAGCACTGAAAATCTGAAGGCCGAATCCGATTGGATCCATTCTCATTTTCCAGGCGCCAAGACTTTCATTACCATGATGAACATGGGGTCATCCACCAATCCGGATTTCACCAATACCTATAATCCCGCGAGCACTGGAATCGATTATTACGGCCTGGATCCGTATCCGGTTCGCACGGGCACGACCACCGTCGACTACGATATGATCGACCGAGCCGTGGCCGCGGCTGTCAAGTCAGGCATCCCGGTGGACAAGATCATCCCCGTCTACCAGACCTTCGGCGGTGGCGGGTGGGAGACTGATACAGGCGGAAAGCACGTCCTTCCCACCACGTCGCAGATGCAGACGATGATGGATCACTGGGCCAAGCTCGTTCCGTCGCCGGCGTTTGACTATGCCTACGCCTGGGGCTCGCAGAACGGCGACACGGCGCTTGAGAACTCGCCGGATCTGCAGGCCTTCTTCCGGGAGCACAATGCCAGCTCCACCTCGTCGACGCCAGTGGCGACCACCGAGCCGGCACCGACGCCAACCTCCGATATGACACCGCCAACAACCGAGCCAACCGCGCCGACAACCGCGGATGCTTCAGTTGGTGACCACATTGTCCAAGGAGGCAAGGGCAACGACACCTACCATGTCAACAATGCCCACGACAAAGTCATGGAAGCTGCGGGCGCCGGCTTCGACAAGGTGATGGCCTCGGTCAGCTATGCTCTGTCTGCCGGCTCGCATATCGAGCAGCTCTCCACCTCCAGGACGGGCGGCAAGACCGCTATCGACCTGACAGGCAACGAGCTCGCCCAGAAGGTCAACGGCAACTACGGCGACAACAAGATAAACGGTGGTGGCGGCTCCGACACATTGAAGGGTTATGGCGGCCACGACGCTTTCGTCTTCGACACGGCCCTTGGCTCGGGCAATGTCGACAGGATCCGCGACTTCCAGGTTTCCCAAGACAAGATCCACCTCGACCACGCCATATTCGCAGGACTCCAGCAGGGAGCGCTTGCGTCCGGCAATTTCCACGTTGGTCAAGGCGCGCGTGACGCCAACGATCACATCATCTACAACAGTTCAACCGGAGCGCTCTCCTTCGACAGCGACGGAATTGACGGCCATGCCCAGACGCAATTTGCCACCCTCGCTTCGCATTTGCACCTTGGCGCTAGCTCTTTTCTCGTAACCTGA
- a CDS encoding type I secretion system permease/ATPase, translated as MNKKQELSSLLRTAMSDCAPGLLGIGLFSAVTNVLALTGSLYMLQVYDRVLPSQSVPTLVGLTIGMLGLYAAYGLLDFVRLRLLVRIASRLYRNLHQRAFAISVLLPLKAGREADRVDPLRDLEHLRGFLSGSGPTVIFDAPWIPFYLLIIYMLHPSLGVLATIGALAVVALTAAAEILGRRPARLTSEAMISQRALAESGRRNAEVVHAMGLSSRLARRWSDTVHGYLTHQERLSDIIGGTSSLSKALRMALQSSVLGLGAYLVIGGEASPGVIIASSILLGRALAPVDAAIGNWKGFLTTRHSYFQLQATLGAFEDPIEPMELPRPQTRLTVERLTVAPPGVPKPTVLDASFQLSSGAGLAIVGPSGSGKTTLVRALVGAWKPLHGKVRLDGASLEQWNPHSLGAHIGYLPQDVELFDGTVADNISRFGGKSDPKGVLAAARAAGVYSMIIHLPEGFQTRIGEGGRALSAGQRQLIGLARALYGEPFLVVLDEPNSNLDVEGDAALAGAILAVRQRGGIVIVVAHRPSALTNIDQVLVLANGMVRSFGSREKVLASVARPSAPAAQRSSPVIPMQRGVSGHA; from the coding sequence ATGAATAAAAAACAAGAGCTGTCCTCCCTTTTACGCACCGCAATGTCTGACTGCGCACCGGGATTGCTTGGGATTGGGCTTTTTTCCGCGGTGACAAACGTCCTGGCGTTGACTGGTTCCCTCTATATGCTGCAGGTCTATGACCGCGTGCTGCCGTCCCAAAGCGTTCCGACCCTGGTCGGACTGACCATTGGAATGCTGGGCCTCTACGCAGCCTACGGACTGCTCGACTTCGTGCGGCTTCGCCTGCTGGTCCGCATTGCCAGTCGGCTCTACAGGAACCTGCATCAAAGGGCATTCGCCATATCGGTGCTTTTGCCGCTCAAGGCCGGTCGGGAGGCCGACCGGGTGGATCCACTGCGGGATCTCGAGCATCTGCGCGGCTTTCTTTCAGGATCCGGGCCGACGGTCATCTTCGATGCGCCCTGGATCCCGTTCTATCTGCTGATCATCTACATGCTGCACCCCTCCCTCGGGGTGCTGGCGACGATCGGTGCACTTGCCGTCGTAGCGCTGACCGCAGCCGCGGAAATTCTTGGCCGCAGGCCTGCCAGGCTGACATCGGAAGCCATGATCTCGCAGCGCGCTCTTGCCGAGTCCGGCCGCCGCAATGCAGAGGTCGTTCACGCCATGGGCCTTTCTTCCAGGCTGGCGCGGCGCTGGAGCGACACCGTTCATGGCTACCTCACGCATCAGGAGCGGCTCTCCGACATCATAGGTGGTACCAGTTCGCTGTCGAAGGCGCTGAGGATGGCATTGCAGTCCTCGGTTCTGGGCCTTGGCGCCTATCTGGTGATCGGCGGCGAAGCATCCCCCGGAGTGATCATCGCATCTTCGATATTGCTTGGCCGCGCGCTGGCTCCGGTCGATGCGGCCATCGGGAACTGGAAAGGGTTCCTGACGACCCGTCATAGCTACTTCCAACTCCAGGCGACGCTGGGTGCGTTCGAAGATCCGATCGAACCCATGGAATTGCCCCGGCCGCAGACGCGGCTGACCGTCGAAAGATTGACAGTCGCGCCGCCTGGCGTGCCGAAGCCGACCGTGCTCGATGCAAGCTTTCAGCTGTCCAGCGGCGCAGGACTGGCCATCGTCGGGCCGAGCGGTTCCGGCAAGACGACACTCGTGCGCGCGCTGGTCGGCGCCTGGAAGCCGCTGCACGGCAAAGTACGATTGGACGGGGCGTCTCTCGAGCAGTGGAACCCGCATTCGCTCGGAGCCCATATCGGCTATCTGCCACAGGACGTAGAACTTTTTGACGGGACGGTAGCGGACAACATTTCCAGGTTCGGCGGCAAGAGCGATCCCAAAGGCGTGCTGGCGGCCGCCAGAGCCGCGGGCGTCTATTCGATGATCATCCACCTGCCGGAAGGCTTCCAAACGCGTATCGGCGAGGGAGGCAGGGCCCTGTCGGCGGGACAGAGGCAGCTGATCGGCCTTGCCAGGGCGCTCTATGGCGAGCCGTTTCTCGTCGTCCTGGACGAGCCGAATTCCAACCTCGATGTCGAAGGCGACGCCGCCCTCGCGGGCGCGATCTTGGCTGTGCGCCAACGCGGAGGCATCGTCATCGTCGTTGCGCACCGCCCCTCCGCCCTTACCAATATCGACCAGGTGCTCGTGCTGGCCAACGGCATGGTCCGCTCGTTTGGCTCCCGCGAGAAGGTCCTGGCGAGTGTGGCGCGACCATCCGCTCCTGCCGCCCAGCGGTCGTCCCCGGTCATTCCGATGCAGAGGGGTGTGAGCGGGCATGCGTGA